The stretch of DNA GCGCGACGGCGACGCGGTGGAACTGCGGCTGGATATGCGCGCCGGGGTCGAGCGATCGCCGGCCGCGCCGGATATCGTCGCCTTTACCTATGGGCCGCTGGTGATGGCGGGCAGCTTCGGGCGCGACGGCCTGGCGCCGGGATCGGACATCATCGTCAACGAGCGCAAATATGGCGAGTATAACGCAGCGCCGTTCACGCCGCCGACGCTGGCGGGCGACCCCGAGACGATCGCGCAGGGGATGCGCAAGGGAGACCGTCCGCTGGAGTTCACGATCCTCGCGGCGGACCGGCAGCCGGTGCGGATGGTGCCGTATTTCCGGGTCGCGCATGAGCGGTATGCGACATACTGGCCGATCGCGCCGGCTTCGACCTGAGCCGGTCGGCCAACCTGCGTATTCGCGGCGAATTCCGTGCGGTTGCAATACCCTCTATGCAGTGCGGCGAAACATGATAGCCTCCCTTCCAGAGCAGGATGACCTGCCATTCGGAGAGTGATGCATGGCTGACCACAGCGCCGCGCGCGGAAATACTGGTACGAGCGGGGACCATAAGGGGCTGATCTACGCGATCACCGGCGGTATCCTGGCCGTGGGACTGTTGTTGATGGCGTTCTACGACCGGGCGGGCGATCCCGGACCGACCGCGTCGTTGCAGAAACCGGTCGTCACCGCGCAGAAATAGCGACGGCCGCGACTCGGTCGAAGATCAGAGTCGGCGCGTTGCGGTAGGTACCCGTGGTGCGCAGGCGATAGCCGAGTCGGTCCGCGAGACGGATCGAGGGGGCGTTCGCAGGATCTATGATGCAAGTCGTCCTGGGAATCCGCGCATCGGTCCAGGCGAGGATCGTGGCGAGGGCTTCGCTGGCGTAGCCGTGGCCCTGCGAGTCGCCGGTCAGGGTCCAGCCGACTTCGGGTGTCGCGTCGATCGATGGCATGATGGCTCTGCGAGCCTCAATCAGGCCGAGTTCGCCGATCAGGTGACCGGTGGCGGTGTCGCGCGCGATCCAGCTGCCATAGCCGAACAGCGTCCATTGGCCGATCGATCGCAGCAGGCGGATCCACACGTCCTCGCGCGATCGCGGCTGGCCGCCGATCATCGTGTAGACGCGCGGGTCCGACCACATTGCCGCGCAGTCGTCGAGGTCGGTGGCGACGTGGCCGGTGAGCGTCAGGCGTGTGGTGGTCAGGGTGGGGGCGGATGTCGGCTGGGGCATAGTCTCACTGTCTACGGGCGATTCTGGTGGACGGGTATCCGGTGCGGAGTTTCTCCCCTCCCTGGAAGGGAGGGGTCGGGGTGGGTTGGCCAGCTTGAGCCACTTGCGTTCGAATGTGCGGAAGCCGACCCACCCCAGCCCCTCCCTTCCAGGGAGGGGAGCAGGTTCGACCTTCCTCCTTCGGACGGAGCAGACGCTGAGGTTGCAATCCACCCATCAGGGAGAGGTGTTGCAGACGGTGACGGAGAGGCGGACACAGAGCAGGCGTTACCGCTTTCCTCCCCCTCCGTTGGGCGAGGACCCGCCACCTCTCCCTTACGGAGGATCGGTAGGCGTGCCCTGCCCTCGTTCCCCGGCAACGCAGGTTGTCTTCTCAGGCGATTGCTTTGCAAAGGTTGTTTTCGAGGCTCTCGGTTTGCGCTAGTCCGAGGCATGGCATCGACGATCTCCTGCGACGTTGCGATCGTTGGCGCGGGTTTGGCCGGCGGGATGATCGCGCTGGCGCTCAAGGCCAGGCACCCGGCGCTGGACGTGCGGCTGATCGACGCCGCGACGGTGGTCGGCGGCAATCATCTCTGGTCGTTCTTCGGCAGCGACGTTGCGCAAGGCGATCGGTGGATCGTCGCGCCGCTCGTGGTGCATGCGTGGCAGGGGTACGACGTGCGCTTTCCAGCGCATGAGCGGACGATCGACGCGACCTATTTTTCGATCGAAAGCAGCAATCTCGACCGCGAGGTGCGCCGCGTGCTGCCGCCGCATGCGCTGATGCTCGGGCGGAAGGTGTCTGGCGCGAGCGCGACGGCGGTGGTGCTGGCGGATGGCGACCGGATCGAGGCGACCGGCGTGATCGACGCGCGCGGGCCCGGCGACCTGTCGTTGCTCGATCTCGCGTGGCAGAAGTTTCTCGGGCGCGAGCTGGCGTTGAGCGTGCCGCACGCAAGCCCGCGGCCGATGGTGATGGATGCCACCATTCCGCAGATCGACGGGTATCGGTTCGTCTACTGTCTGCCGTTCGGCGCGGAGCGGATGTTCGTCGAGGACACCTATTATAGCGACACGCCCGATCTCGATATTCCCGTGCTGGGCGCGCGGATCGACGAATATGTTGCCGGGCGTGGTTGGTCCGTGGCGAGCGTCGAGCGTGAGGAATCGGGGGTACTGCCGGTCGCGATGGGCGGTGATTTCGAGGCCTATTGGCGGTCGGGTGGCGCGCATGTCGCCAAGGCCGGGATGCGCGCGGGGATGTTCCACCCGACGACCGGCTATTCGCTGCCCGATGCGGTGCGAACCGCGTCGATGCTGGCGGACTTGAACGATTTCTCGGGCGCGAAACTCCACGATGCGACCCACGCCATGGCGCGGGCGACGTGGAAAAGCCGCGGCTTCTACCGGATGCTCGACACGATGTTGTTCCGCGCGGCCGAGCCGGAGGAACGCTACCGTATCCTCGAGCGCTTCTACCGCCTGTCACCATCGCTGATAGGCCGTTTCTACGCCGGACGCTCGACCCTCACCGACAAGGCGCGGGTCCTGACCGGCAAGCCCCCCGTTCCCATCGTGCGCGCCGTCCGCGCCATCGCAGGCAGTATGTCATCATGAAGACCGCAATAGTCATCGGCGCAGGTTTCGGCGGGCTGGCGCTCGCGATCCGGCTGCAATCCGCGGGCGTGCAGACGACGATCGTCGAAAGCCGCGACAAGCCGGGTGGGCGCGGCTATTATTGGGAACGCGACGGCTTCACCTTCGATGCGGGCCCGACCGTCATCACCGATCCCGATTGCCTACGCGAATTGTGGGCGCTGAGCGGGCGCGACATGAGCGAGGACGTGACGCTCGACCCGGTGCTGCCGTTCTATCGGCTGAACTGGCCCGATGGGACGAATTTCGATTACACCAACGACGACGTGCAGATGCGCGCCGAGATCGAGAAGCTGCATCCGGGCGACTGGGCGGGATACGAGAAGTTCCTGCAATATTCGGCGGGTGTGTTTCACGAGGGCTATGAGAAGCTCGGCCATGTCGCGTTTCTCGACTTCGGGTCGATGATCAAGGCGGCGCCGGCGCTGGCGAAATACCAGGCGTGGCGGTCGGTCTATTCGATCGTGTCGAGCTTCGTGAAATCGGAGAAGCTGCGCGAGGCGTTGTCGTTCCACACGCTGCTGGTCGGCGGCAATCCGATGACGACGAGCGCGATCTATGCGCTGATCCACAAGCTGGAGCGTGACGGCGGGGTGTGGTTCGCGCGCGGCGGGACCAACCGTCTGGTGGCGGCGCTGGTGACTCAGTTCGAGCGGCTGGGCGGCGTGTTGCGGCTCGACGATCCGGTGACGTCGATCGAGACTCTCGGCGATCGCGCAACCGGGGTTACGTGCGCGAGCGGCTGGTCGGGTCAGGCGGACGCGATCGCGGCGAACAGCGACATCATGCACACGTATCGCGACCTGTTGGCGACGTCGCGGAGTGCGAAGCGCAAGACGGGCTCGCTGGAGCGGAAGAAATATTCGCCGTCGCTGTTCGTGGTGCATTTCGGGATCAAGGGCACCTGGCCGGGCATCCCGCACCACATGATCCTGTTCGGGCCGCGCTATAAGGGGTTGCTCGAGGACATTTACGATCACGGCGTCCTGTCGGAAGATTTCTCGCTGTATCTGCACCATCCGACAGTGACCGATCCTTCGCTGGCACCGGAGGGGCATTCGACGTTCTATGCGTTGGCGCCGGTGCCGCACATGGGGAAGTTTCCGGTCGACTGGGACGAGATCGCGCCGATCCTGGAGAAGCGCATCCTCGACGAGATCGGGCGGCGGTTGATCCCGGACATCCATGAGCGGATCGTGACGAAATTCTCGTACGCGCCGAAGGATTTCGCGCAGGATCTGAATGCGCATCTGGGGTCGGCGTTCTCGCTGGAACCGGTGTTGACGCAGAGCGCGTATTTCCGGGTGCACAATCGCGACAAGCATATTCCGAATTTGTACTTCGTGGGGGCTGGGACTCATCCGGGTGCGGGGATTCCGGGGGTCGTGGGAAGTGCAAAGGCGACCGCTCGGTTGATGTTGGAAGGCGAGAAGTAAGGTTTGTTCGAGCAGGGGCGGACTGCGGCGGCTCACGAGGCGTCGCAGTCCGTCATGTTCCGGCACGAGAGTAAAAGGCGCGAGTGCTGCGTCCGAAATGGGGGCAATCGACCGTATCGGTAGAACGGAAACTCGGTCCATGGGCTGATACGACGCCGAAACGGACGGATCCCCGATATGCGTCGTTACGCGAACCGTTAGCGTCCTTTTCGAGCAACGGATCGAGCGACATCCAATGGTTCGCCTATCCGACCCGCTCGGCGGAAAAAGGATGTCGATATGCCGATCAAGGTGAGCAAGAACGAATGGATGGCGCTGAGTGCTGAACAGCAAACTCAGATCGCTGGTATCATCGATACGAATTTCGCGGGACAGACCATCGAGCCAGCCGAGGGTGGCACTGCGATCGTACAAGTCGGAAGCGTATGCGAGATCGCCTGCGACGTCGCGCAGTCCGCTGCGATCAGCGAATGCAAGAAGCTTCCGTTCGGCCGAAGCATATGCATCGCGATCGCGAAGGAGGCCGGCAGCTACTGCCGCGATCAGTGCTAAGCAATTGAAGCGCGGGACCGATCGCGTTCGCGCGGTCGGTCTCGTTTCCACGGCTTGTGGCGTGCGCCCGCATCTCGTAGCGGTGCGGCATGAAACGTCTTGCTGTGTATTGCGGGTCGGCGACGCCGGCTGATCCTACCTATATCGAGGGCGCTCGGGCGCTGGGGCTTACCTTTGCCGAGCGGGGGATTGGCCTCGTTTATGGCGGCGGGCGGACCGGGCTGATGGGCGCGATCGCGGATGGCGCGCTCGAGGGCGGCGGCGAGGTTATCGGCGTCATTCCGCAGGCGCTGGTCGATGCGGAGGTCGCGCATCGGGGGCTTACCGAGTTGCACGTCGTGCAGGGCATGCATCAGCGGAAGCAGATGTTTACTGACTTGAGCGACGGGTTCGTGACGATTCCGGGCGGGACCGGGACTATGGACGAGCTGTGGGAGGCGTTGAGCTGGGCGCAGCTTGGCTATCATGCGGATCCGGTCGGGTTGCTGAATACCGCGGGCTATTACGACCACCTGATCGCGTTCTGGGAGAAGATGGGCGAGGTCGGGTTTTTGCGGCCGCAGCACCGCGATCTGCTGATCGTGGCGGATACGCTGGACGTGCTGCTCGACCGGATGGGGGAACATGTGCCGACGCAGCCGATCGTGCGGATGAACGCGTCGGATTTGTGAGCTTCGAACCTCTACCTGACACCCTGCTCCACCCCGGCGGAGGCCGGGGCCCAATTGGGAACCATGAATTGGTTTGCGTTGCGCGCCGTTACTCCAACCTTGCCAATTGGGCCCCGGCCTTCGCCGGGGTGGGGCTAAGGGGATGAGTTCCACTCCCCTTACCCGAGCCGAAACAGTCGCGGCGGCGAAGGAGTCGATCGCGCGCGGGTCGAAGAGTTTTGCGGCGGCGAGCCTGTTGTTCGACAAGCCGACACGCGAGCGGGCTTGGTTGCTGTATGCGTGGTGTCGGCGGTGCGACGATATCGCGGATGGGCAGGATCACGGCCACGGGATGACCGTGGTCGAGGACGCGCCTGCCCGACTGGTCGCGCTGTCGGCGATGACCGAGCAGGCACTTGCGGGCGAAGTCGTCGGCGAGCCGGCGTTCGATGCATTGCGGATCTTCGCGGCAGAGACCCGGCTGCCGAAGCGGTTTGCGCGCGATCTTATCGAGGGGTTCGCGCTGGATGCGCGTGAATGGCGGCCGCGATCTGAGGCCGACCTCTACAAATATTGCTACCATGTCGCGGGCGTCGTCGGGTGCATGATGGCAATCGCGATGGGCGTCGATCCCGAGGACGAGGACACGCTCGACCGAGCGTGCGACCTGGGGATGGCGTTCCAGCTCGCCAATATCGCGCGCGATGTCGAGGAGGATGACCGGGTCGGGCGGTGCTATCTGCCCGAGGAATGGCTGGTCGAGATGGACTTTCCGCCGGGGCAGCACATGAAGCCGCCATTCCGGTCTCGGCTGGCGGTGTTGACGAAGCGGATGGCGGATCGGGCTGCGGCGTTCGAGGCCAGCGCGCGGGAGGGGACGCCGGCGTTGTCGTTCCGATCGGCCTGGGCGGTGCTGTCGGCGGCGGGGATTTACGGCGCGATCGGGCGGACCGTTGCTGCTCGGGGGGAGTATGCCTGGGACCACCGGGTGACGACATCGGGGATGCAGAAGCTCGGGTTTATCGTGACGGCAGCGCGGGAAGCGGCACGGCGGGAGACGCTGTATCCGCGGGCTCCGAGGGATCCGCGACTGTGGACACGGCCTAGGGTTTGATTATTCGCTCCTATCCGTTCGTCCTGAGCGAAGTCGAAGGACATGAGACTCAGATGCTTCGACTTCGCTCAGCACGAACGGGAGTATGCTGCCTGCATGTTGCAGGAACCGGTAAGGGTCAGCCCTGCGGCTTTCCCTTTCCGGCCTTAGCCATCAACTGGCCTTGAGCACGGCAGTTCGCGCCGATCATCGGGTACGGAACATCGGTGTTCTGCGCCAACTGGTTGGGGAGCGCCGCACGGCATTGCGCCATCGTCTCGTAGCGTGCCGGGATGACCCGCGCCTCGGTGCAGTTCGCATTGCCGTCACCGCAGCCCATGATAGCCATGACGTAGAACAGCGGTTCCATTTCATTCTCCAGTGGATCGCGGTGGCAGGCGTTGCGCCCGGCGTCGGACACGGTAATTAAAGCGACGAAGTGGCAGGATTGTTCCCCCAACTGCTTTCGCCGGGGCTTGACTGCGCCTACATCGCATCGATCCATGCCACCCGACACGTACACCTCCACCCGCGCGGACCAGCCTTTGCTGCCGACGCTCCGCCGCTTCCTGCCGTTCCTGTGGCCGGCGGGGCAGCCGAAGCTGAAGGCGCGGATCGTCGTCGCGATGTTGCTCGTGATCGCGTCAAAGCTGATCCAGGTGTTCGGCGCGGCATTCACGCTGAAATACGCGGTCGACCGGATGGCGGGGAACGATCGTGGGGCACTGACCTTGGTCGTGTTGCTGGTGGTCGGGTACGCTGCGTCGCGATTCGGGACGACGTTGTTCGACAACCTGCGCAACGCGGTGTTCGAGCGCGTCGGGCAGGATGCGTCGCGGCGGCTGGCGGCGCAGGTGTTTCGGCATCTGCATGCGCTGAGCCTCGATTTTCATCTGTCACGGCGCACGGGTGCGGTCACCAAGGTGGTCGAGCGCGGTACCAAGAGCATCGATACGATGCTGTATTTCCTGCTGTTCAACATCGCTCCCACCGTGTTCGAACTGGTGCTGGTGCTCGGGCTGTTCTGGACCAAATTCGGCTGGCCGCTGGTCGTTGCGACGGTGGTGATGGTGGTCGGTTATATCGCGTTCACGCGGATGGTGACCGACTGGCGCAATGCTCTGCGCGCGCGGATGAACGACCTCGATACCGGGGCGGTCGCGCATGCGGTGGATTCGCTACTGAACTTCGAGACGGTCAAGTATTTCGGCGCGGAGGAGCGCGAGGCGCGGCGGTACGACCAGGCAATTACGGCGTATTCGGAGGCGGCGGTTAAGAGCGAGAATTCGCTCGCGTGGCTGAACCTTGGGCAGGCGCTGATCACCAATGTGATGTTGGCGGGCGGCATGGGGTTCGTCGTGTGGCGGTGGAGCCGGGCCGAGGCATCGGCAGGCGACGTGGTGTTCGTGTCGACGCTGCTGGCGCAGCTGTTCCGGCCGCTCGACCTGCTGGGGATGGTGTATCGCACGATCCGGCAGGGGGCGCTCGACATGGCGGCAATGTTCGACCTGATCGATACGCCCGCGAGCGTTATCGATGCGCCGGACGCGCCTGCGCTGGCGGTGAGCGCGGGGCATGTGCGGTTCGAGGGGGTGTCGTTCGGCTATGATGCGGGGCGGCCGATTTTGCGCGACCTGGAGCTGGACGTACCGGCGGGATCGACGCTCGCTGTGGTCGGGCCGTCGGGGGCGGGCAAGTCGACGCTCGCGCGGTTGCTGTACCGGTTTTACGACCTGACGGGCGGCCGGATCACCGTCGATGGGCAGGATATCGCGCAGGTGCGGCAGGCTTCGTTG from Sphingomonas faeni encodes:
- a CDS encoding GNAT family N-acetyltransferase yields the protein MPQPTSAPTLTTTRLTLTGHVATDLDDCAAMWSDPRVYTMIGGQPRSREDVWIRLLRSIGQWTLFGYGSWIARDTATGHLIGELGLIEARRAIMPSIDATPEVGWTLTGDSQGHGYASEALATILAWTDARIPRTTCIIDPANAPSIRLADRLGYRLRTTGTYRNAPTLIFDRVAAVAISAR
- a CDS encoding phytoene desaturase, which gives rise to MKTAIVIGAGFGGLALAIRLQSAGVQTTIVESRDKPGGRGYYWERDGFTFDAGPTVITDPDCLRELWALSGRDMSEDVTLDPVLPFYRLNWPDGTNFDYTNDDVQMRAEIEKLHPGDWAGYEKFLQYSAGVFHEGYEKLGHVAFLDFGSMIKAAPALAKYQAWRSVYSIVSSFVKSEKLREALSFHTLLVGGNPMTTSAIYALIHKLERDGGVWFARGGTNRLVAALVTQFERLGGVLRLDDPVTSIETLGDRATGVTCASGWSGQADAIAANSDIMHTYRDLLATSRSAKRKTGSLERKKYSPSLFVVHFGIKGTWPGIPHHMILFGPRYKGLLEDIYDHGVLSEDFSLYLHHPTVTDPSLAPEGHSTFYALAPVPHMGKFPVDWDEIAPILEKRILDEIGRRLIPDIHERIVTKFSYAPKDFAQDLNAHLGSAFSLEPVLTQSAYFRVHNRDKHIPNLYFVGAGTHPGAGIPGVVGSAKATARLMLEGEK
- a CDS encoding LOG family protein, producing the protein MKRLAVYCGSATPADPTYIEGARALGLTFAERGIGLVYGGGRTGLMGAIADGALEGGGEVIGVIPQALVDAEVAHRGLTELHVVQGMHQRKQMFTDLSDGFVTIPGGTGTMDELWEALSWAQLGYHADPVGLLNTAGYYDHLIAFWEKMGEVGFLRPQHRDLLIVADTLDVLLDRMGEHVPTQPIVRMNASDL
- a CDS encoding ABCB family ABC transporter ATP-binding protein/permease; protein product: MPPDTYTSTRADQPLLPTLRRFLPFLWPAGQPKLKARIVVAMLLVIASKLIQVFGAAFTLKYAVDRMAGNDRGALTLVVLLVVGYAASRFGTTLFDNLRNAVFERVGQDASRRLAAQVFRHLHALSLDFHLSRRTGAVTKVVERGTKSIDTMLYFLLFNIAPTVFELVLVLGLFWTKFGWPLVVATVVMVVGYIAFTRMVTDWRNALRARMNDLDTGAVAHAVDSLLNFETVKYFGAEEREARRYDQAITAYSEAAVKSENSLAWLNLGQALITNVMLAGGMGFVVWRWSRAEASAGDVVFVSTLLAQLFRPLDLLGMVYRTIRQGALDMAAMFDLIDTPASVIDAPDAPALAVSAGHVRFEGVSFGYDAGRPILRDLELDVPAGSTLAVVGPSGAGKSTLARLLYRFYDLTGGRITVDGQDIAQVRQASLRAAIGIVPQDTVLFNDTIGYNIAYGREGAEMPEVEMAAKGAAISGFIERQPLGYATRVGERGLKLSGGEKQRVAIARTLLKNPPILILDEATSALDSRTEAEILDTLEAIERGRTTIVIAHRLSTVVHADQIVVLEAGRIVEKGTHGDLLRQGGVYAEMWNRQAQERAGDHDGALAAE
- the crtY gene encoding lycopene beta-cyclase CrtY, translating into MASTISCDVAIVGAGLAGGMIALALKARHPALDVRLIDAATVVGGNHLWSFFGSDVAQGDRWIVAPLVVHAWQGYDVRFPAHERTIDATYFSIESSNLDREVRRVLPPHALMLGRKVSGASATAVVLADGDRIEATGVIDARGPGDLSLLDLAWQKFLGRELALSVPHASPRPMVMDATIPQIDGYRFVYCLPFGAERMFVEDTYYSDTPDLDIPVLGARIDEYVAGRGWSVASVEREESGVLPVAMGGDFEAYWRSGGAHVAKAGMRAGMFHPTTGYSLPDAVRTASMLADLNDFSGAKLHDATHAMARATWKSRGFYRMLDTMLFRAAEPEERYRILERFYRLSPSLIGRFYAGRSTLTDKARVLTGKPPVPIVRAVRAIAGSMSS
- a CDS encoding phytoene/squalene synthase family protein codes for the protein MSSTPLTRAETVAAAKESIARGSKSFAAASLLFDKPTRERAWLLYAWCRRCDDIADGQDHGHGMTVVEDAPARLVALSAMTEQALAGEVVGEPAFDALRIFAAETRLPKRFARDLIEGFALDAREWRPRSEADLYKYCYHVAGVVGCMMAIAMGVDPEDEDTLDRACDLGMAFQLANIARDVEEDDRVGRCYLPEEWLVEMDFPPGQHMKPPFRSRLAVLTKRMADRAAAFEASAREGTPALSFRSAWAVLSAAGIYGAIGRTVAARGEYAWDHRVTTSGMQKLGFIVTAAREAARRETLYPRAPRDPRLWTRPRV